Proteins from one Drosophila gunungcola strain Sukarami chromosome 3R, Dgunungcola_SK_2, whole genome shotgun sequence genomic window:
- the LOC128251925 gene encoding RNA polymerase-associated protein LEO1 — MVDPDAQRYRLSLRGLNEENSRIFDNGCSRKESSPSGDELGNPTNRKLHKSRSRTRRPTSNGAVGNTGQKPLKELPDGARSSTSSGSGSGSGSSSDSRSGSSSRSSSGSSSGSRSGSSSSPSFSPEVKSPQHSPKDVEHSASLIVKTEPNDERVDGDEILPSKQADSVSMSSSSDSITILSEIGNISPIEVVGSSEEELEGIEKNRYKSSGSVYSSRSMKDSPISNLKDKSFPDSHGIKEEPNGDYNDKIIMPRVFPPIPSSSGSVPSSLSMKPTEISNSKDQSFPDSQSLEEEPKGDNNDKEKIPISPVSSSNGNVLSLLSRTSPDIPSPCSGDEPTEFIGKMKLLQDQSDSFDSLHINSDQQSRETINLKRLRNESPEMEISFSSEEETGQPKENLEKLRNESPEMEISFSSEEETGQPKENLEKLRNESPEMEISFSSEDETGQPKENLEKLRNESPEMEISFSSEDETGQPKENSIDDKYRKIFGDKLTGKFKMSVPADSSGLLGGPSHFLRVPHFIPLESAAYKAQLFENRMTAEDLKDEQSRGDFINRLKTTMRWRENQYKVMESNSRLVRWSDGSETFHVGAEVFDVMHHPVTDDLSHLYVRQETCYQGQGLIKDKMTLRPKLDSKFGQSHVQGMRNRAMNKPQTGCVKVVMDMGVDPVQDREQRVKEELAQLRKEEREKSREMTRNRPRGREFGAKAKDTQGILSNRNTATKPAEIDGQDSDGDEDVDDSNKEDSSENEADGEMSDEPRWSTSKAKESDSDEGPKIRCVKRKTKQLFYSDSDSD; from the exons ATGGTTGATCCAGATGCACAGCGTTATCGCTTAAGTCTGCGTG gCTTGAATGAGGAAAATTCGAGAATCTTCGATAATGG GTGCTCAAGGAAAGAGTCGTCCCCCAGCGGTGATGAACTAGGGAACCCAACTAACCGTAAGCTGCATAAGAGCCGTTCCCGTACCCGGCGACCAACATCAAACGGTGCTGTGGGGAACACAGGTCAAAAGCCCCTTAAAGAGCTGCCGGATGGGGCACGGTCCTCCACCTCTTCGGGTTCCGGTTCCGGTTCTGGTTCCAGTTCAGACTCCAGATCTGGCTCCAGCTCAAGGTCCAGTTCTGGCTCCAGTTCTGGCTCCAGATCTGGCTCCAGCTCAAGCCCCAGCTTTAGCCCCGAGGTGAAATCCCCCCAACACTCTCCAAAAGATGTTGAGCACTCTGCAAGCTTGATCGTTAAAACGGAACCAAATGATGAACGCGTGGATGGGGACGAAATATTGCCCTCAAAACAAGCTGATTCAGTCTCGATGTCCTCTTCTAGTGACTCCATAACAATCTTATCCGAGATAGGAAACATTTCACCAATAGAAGTCGTGGGTAGCTCAGAGGAAGAACTGGAAGGAATCGAGAAAAATCGCTACAAATCAAGTGGCAGTGTATATTCATCACGCTCCATGAAAGACTCGCCAATATCGAACTTAAAGGACAAGTCATTTCCTGATAGCCACGGAATAAAAGAAGAACCGAATGGAGATTATAATGACAAGATTATAATGCCCAGAGTATTTCCTCCAATTCCCAGTTCAAGTGGGAGTGTACCCTCATCACTCTCCATGAAACCTACCGAAATATCGAACTCCAAGGACCAGTCATTTCCTGATAGTCAAAGCTTAGAAGAAGAACCGAAAGGAGATAATAATGACAAGGAAAAAATACCAATTTCTCCAGTTTCTAGTTCAAATGGCAATGTATTATCGTTGCTCTCCAGGACATCGCCAGACATTCCAAGTCCATGCTCAGGAGATGAACCGACCGAATTTATAGGCAAGATGAAATTACTGCAAGACCAATCAGATTCTTTTGACAGTCTTCATATAAATTCCGATCAGCAGTCAAGAGaaacaattaatttgaaaagacTTCGCAATGAATCGCCTGAGATGGAGATTTCCTTTAGCAGCGAGGAAGAAACTGGCCAACCCAaagaaaatttggaaaaacttcGCAATGAATCGCCTGAGATGGAGATTTCCTTTAGCAGCGAGGAAGAAACTGGCCAGCCCAaagaaaatttggaaaaacttcGCAATGAATCGCCTGAGATGGAGATTTCCTTTAGCAGCGAGGATGAAACTGGCCAACCCAaagaaaatttggaaaaacttcGCAATGAATCGCCTGAGATGGAGATTTCCTTTAGCAGCGAGGATGAAACGGGCCAACCCaaagaaaattcaattgaTGATAAGTACCGGAAAATCTTTGGAGACAAGTTGACGGGCAAATTCAAGATGTCCGTACCAGCTGATAGTAGTGGACTTCTTGGAGGTCCGTCTCATTTCTTAAGGGTACCTCATTTTATACCACTGGAATCCGCAGCCTACAAAGCTCAGCTGTTTGAGAACCGCATGACGGCAGAAGATCTGAAGGACGAGCAGTCTCGCGGGGACTTCATTAACCGGCTCAAGACAACAATGAGATGGCGGGAGAACCAATACAAGGTGATGGAGTCGAATTCGAGGCTGGTTCGCTGGTCCGACGGCAGCGAGACCTTCCATGTGGGCGCCGAGGTCTTCGATGTGATGCACCATCCGGTGACCGATGACCTAAGCCACTTGTATGTGCGCCAAGAGACATGCTACCAAGGCCAGGGATTGATCAAGGACAAGATGACGCTGCGCCCCAAACTGGACTCTAAATTCGGACAGAGTCACGTCCAAGGCATGCGCAATCGCGCGATGAATAAGCCGCAAACAGGCTGTGTCAAGGTGGTAATGGACATGGGCGTTGATCCCGTGCAGGATCGTGAGCAGCGGGTCAAGGAGGAGCTGGCCCAACTTCGAAAAGAGGAGCGAGAGAAAAGTCGCGAGATGACTCGCAATAGGCCACGTGGTCGGGAGTTTGGTGCCAAAGCAAAGGACACCCAAGGCATACTTAGCAACCGCAATACGGCCACAAAGCCAGCGGAGATCGATGGGCAGGATAGTGATGGGGATGAAGATGTAGATGACTCAAACAAAGAGGATTCAAGTGAGAATGAGGCCGACGGGGAAATGTCCGATGAACCCAGATGGAGCACTTCCAAGGCCAAGGAATCGGATTCCGACGAGGGTCCCAAGATTAGATGTGTTAAGCGCAAAACCAAGCAGTTGTTCTATTCCGACTCTGACTCCGATTAG
- the LOC128251931 gene encoding uncharacterized protein LOC128251931 isoform X2, which produces MAHSGVRLPGIFCPDESIEQFVKLYGNDNFSNMIMALTVSPPHDRPINVHTTPADPPPSMMEVNPFRLNGNPPPIDERNLKFNPRYGAQPASNGGFGDQYSHLSSFINFKPAIPERHARPGIQDQREKYYHSEQYQHMNYMYPLPPGPRFPWL; this is translated from the exons atggcaCACAGCGGCGTTCGGCTTCCCGGAATTTTTTGTCCGGAT GAAAGCATTGAGCAGTTTGTAAAACTTTACGGAAATGATAATTTTAGCAATATGATAATGGCTTTGACCGTTAGTCCTCCACATGATCGTCCTATTAACGTGCACACCACACCAGCTGATCCGCCACCGAGTATGATGGAGGTCAACCCGTTCCGGCTTAATGGGAATCCACCACCAATTGATGAGagaaatcttaaatttaatcCTCGATATGGAGCCCA GCCCGCATCAAATGGTGGCTTTGGTGACCAATATAGCCATTTGTCAAGTTTCATAAACTTCAAGCCCGCAATTCCTGAGAGACATGCCCGGCCAGGTATCCAAGATCAGCGTGAAAAGTATTACCACTCTGAACAGTATCAGCATATGAATTATATGTATCCACTTCCACCTGGACCACGATTTCCCTGgctttaa
- the LOC128251931 gene encoding uncharacterized protein LOC128251931 isoform X1, which translates to MAHSGVRLPGIFCPDESIEQFVKLYGNDNFSNMIMALTVSPPHDRPINVHTTPADPPPSMMEVNPFRLNGNPPPIDERNLKFNPRYGAQIRPASNGGFGDQYSHLSSFINFKPAIPERHARPGIQDQREKYYHSEQYQHMNYMYPLPPGPRFPWL; encoded by the exons atggcaCACAGCGGCGTTCGGCTTCCCGGAATTTTTTGTCCGGAT GAAAGCATTGAGCAGTTTGTAAAACTTTACGGAAATGATAATTTTAGCAATATGATAATGGCTTTGACCGTTAGTCCTCCACATGATCGTCCTATTAACGTGCACACCACACCAGCTGATCCGCCACCGAGTATGATGGAGGTCAACCCGTTCCGGCTTAATGGGAATCCACCACCAATTGATGAGagaaatcttaaatttaatcCTCGATATGGAGCCCA gaTCAGGCCCGCATCAAATGGTGGCTTTGGTGACCAATATAGCCATTTGTCAAGTTTCATAAACTTCAAGCCCGCAATTCCTGAGAGACATGCCCGGCCAGGTATCCAAGATCAGCGTGAAAAGTATTACCACTCTGAACAGTATCAGCATATGAATTATATGTATCCACTTCCACCTGGACCACGATTTCCCTGgctttaa
- the LOC128251931 gene encoding uncharacterized protein LOC128251931 isoform X3, which translates to MKALSSFPPHDRPINVHTTPADPPPSMMEVNPFRLNGNPPPIDERNLKFNPRYGAQIRPASNGGFGDQYSHLSSFINFKPAIPERHARPGIQDQREKYYHSEQYQHMNYMYPLPPGPRFPWL; encoded by the exons AT GAAAGCATTGAGCAGTTT TCCTCCACATGATCGTCCTATTAACGTGCACACCACACCAGCTGATCCGCCACCGAGTATGATGGAGGTCAACCCGTTCCGGCTTAATGGGAATCCACCACCAATTGATGAGagaaatcttaaatttaatcCTCGATATGGAGCCCA gaTCAGGCCCGCATCAAATGGTGGCTTTGGTGACCAATATAGCCATTTGTCAAGTTTCATAAACTTCAAGCCCGCAATTCCTGAGAGACATGCCCGGCCAGGTATCCAAGATCAGCGTGAAAAGTATTACCACTCTGAACAGTATCAGCATATGAATTATATGTATCCACTTCCACCTGGACCACGATTTCCCTGgctttaa
- the LOC128251928 gene encoding opsin Rh3 — protein MESANVSSSLFGNVSTVLRPEARLSAETRLLGWNVPPEELRHIPEHWLTYPEPPESMNYLLGTLYIFFTVMSIVGNGLVIWVFSAAKSLRTPSNILVINLAICDFMMMMKTPIFIYNSFNQGYALGHMGCQIFGVIGSYTGIGAGATNAFIAYDRYNVITRPMEGKMTHGKAIAMIIFIYMYATPFVVACYTETWGRFVPEGYLTSCTFDYLTDDFDTRLFVAVIFFFSFVCPSTMILYYYSQIVGHVFSHEKALRDQAKKMNVESLRSNVDKSKESAEIRIAKAAITICFLFFCSWTPYGVMSLIGAFGDKALLTPGATMIPACACKMVACIDPFVYAISHPRYRIELQKRCPWLALNEKAPESSAVASISTTQEPHQTTAA, from the coding sequence ATGGAGTCCGCTAACGTGTCATCGAGCTTGTTTGGCAACGTGTCCACCGTGCTGCGGCCGGAGGCGCGACTCTCCGCCGAAACGCGTCTGCTGGGCTGGAATGTGCCGCCGGAGGAGCTGCGCCACATACCCGAGCACTGGCTCACGTATCCAGAGCCTCCCGAATCGATGAACTACCTGCTGGGAACCCTCTACATCTTCTTCACAGTGATGTCGATAGTGGGCAATGGACTGGTCATCTGGGTATTTTCGGCGGCCAAATCGCTGCGCACTCCCTCCAATATACTGGTCATCAATCTGGCCATCTGCGACttcatgatgatgatgaagacTCCGATATTCATCTACAATAGTTTCAACCAGGGATACGCCCTAGGTCATATGGGCTGTCAAATCTTTGGAGTTATCGGCTCGTACACGGGCATTGGAGCTGGTGCCACGAATGCCTTCATAGCCTACGATCGTTACAACGTGATCACTCGTCCCATGGAGGGCAAAATGACGCACGGCAAGGCCATTGCCATGATAATATTCATCTACATGTACGCCACCCCCTTTGTGGTGGCTTGCTACACGGAAACTTGGGGTCGATTTGTGCCCGAGGGCTATCTGACCTCCTGCACCTTCGACTATCTCACCGACGACTTCGACACCCGCCTCTTTGTGGCCGTCATCTTTTTCTTCAGCTTTGTGTGCCCCTCTACGATGATCTTGTATTACTACTCCCAGATTGTCGGCCATGTCTTCAGCCACGAGAAAGCTTTGCGGGATCAGGCCAAGAAGATGAACGTGGAATCGCTGCGCTCGAATGTGGACAAGAGCAAGGAGTCGGCGGAAATCCGGATAGCCAAGGCGGCCATCACAATATGTTTCCTGTTCTTCTGCTCCTGGACGCCGTACGGGGTAATGTCCCTGATTGGCGCCTTTGGGGATAAAGCCCTTTTGACGCCCGGTGCCACAATGATCCCCGCCTGCGCCTGCAAAATGGTGGCCTGCATCGATCCGTTTGTGTACGCCATCAGTCATCCCAGATACCGCATTGAGCTGCAGAAGCGATGTCCCTGGCTGGCGCTCAACGAGAAGGCGCCGGAATCGTCGGCAGTCGCCTCCATCAGCACCACCCAGGAACCGCATCAGACCACCGCCGCCTAA